In one window of Methanosarcina vacuolata Z-761 DNA:
- a CDS encoding DUF523 domain-containing protein, with product MKKLENYECSHVSEKPSAGGETEEVMVIGHCLLNPLARVKGVKPVQPIDTRGANVIQLPCPEAMFFGMRRREITKDQLDHPAYRRFCREIFTHFADLLEDLAAGGVKIKILGVPKSPSCGVEITSVGGEPGKVKEFHHRHAPGPGVFMEEIIKELKKRNVKFEIEDAGR from the coding sequence ATGAAAAAGCTGGAAAATTACGAGTGCTCCCACGTTTCTGAAAAACCCTCTGCCGGCGGCGAAACCGAAGAAGTCATGGTCATAGGTCACTGCCTGCTCAACCCCCTTGCAAGAGTAAAAGGAGTGAAACCAGTCCAGCCTATTGATACGCGGGGCGCAAACGTTATCCAGCTCCCCTGCCCGGAAGCTATGTTTTTCGGAATGAGGCGCCGGGAAATTACTAAAGACCAGCTTGACCATCCTGCCTACAGGCGCTTTTGCAGAGAAATCTTTACCCATTTTGCAGACCTGCTCGAAGACCTTGCAGCCGGCGGCGTAAAAATAAAAATCCTCGGCGTTCCTAAAAGTCCATCCTGCGGCGTGGAAATAACCAGCGTTGGCGGAGAGCCAGGCAAGGTAAAAGAGTTTCATCACAGGCATGCGCCGGGGCCTGGGGTGTTTATGGAAGAGATTATAAAAGAGCTTAAGAAGAGGAATGTAAAGTTTGAGATCGAGGATGCGGGAAGGTAA
- a CDS encoding PGF-pre-PGF domain-containing protein gives MKNRFIALLLSLFIFITGSGIGAAANITVHNGESIQAAVDNATHGDTILVEPGIYYENVTLSTYDMVIMSQSGNPEDTTIQGDGFYLTGDAQEITIKGFTLKGTDTSYGINLAQFSNCVIEKNKILNYHTGIDTNLYSTFTINDNEISNCESGVFVGECYYGATVKNNRISKCGTGVIVGDSGNSQIENNTITENDQGISLLYEGRADIAGNTISFNNKCGIYDKADASSKIYNNYFNNTVNVIFDNDYGYPNVWNTTRSTGKNIIGGPYIAGNYWAKPNGTGFSQTHYDENGDGIAEETVKLSDSEIDYAALTRANSSTPELPPASNNSTTNPSENVTEPPEEIVDNNSSSSDGVSDNSSDNSSDGSSDDNSDDSSDGSSGSSHSSGSSGGGGGSPEPQTNVEVKELSQAQVLNGKPVMFDFEKNATCVVYVSFDAKKNAGKITAIAEQLKGKSTLVSELDSGEVYKYFNLWIGNSGFATSKNIENPEVCFKVEKSWLQDKKTDQNSIMLNSYSDKKWSQLPVTLLKEDDQYLYFTAQPQVFSFFAITGKATTEEAVNITQAEPNTENLSNNTGNNTGNETTGAEQTSEQEESKGIPGFEMIYGIIGLTGVYLLRRK, from the coding sequence ATGAAAAATCGTTTTATTGCATTATTATTATCACTTTTTATATTTATAACAGGATCTGGAATAGGTGCTGCAGCTAACATAACAGTACACAACGGAGAATCAATACAGGCAGCTGTGGATAATGCAACGCATGGAGATACTATACTTGTAGAACCTGGTATTTATTATGAGAATGTTACTCTCAGTACATACGACATGGTAATTATGTCCCAGTCAGGTAATCCTGAAGACACGACAATTCAAGGAGATGGTTTTTACCTCACAGGTGATGCACAGGAGATAACTATTAAAGGTTTTACCCTAAAAGGTACTGATACTTCTTATGGAATAAATCTCGCTCAGTTCTCTAACTGCGTAATTGAAAAAAATAAAATCCTGAATTATCATACAGGCATTGACACAAATCTGTACTCTACTTTTACTATAAATGATAATGAAATTTCAAATTGTGAGTCCGGAGTTTTTGTTGGGGAATGTTATTACGGTGCCACTGTCAAAAACAACAGGATTTCAAAATGTGGAACCGGAGTCATTGTTGGGGATTCAGGGAATTCACAAATTGAAAATAACACAATTACAGAAAATGATCAGGGTATATCCCTGCTGTACGAAGGTCGCGCTGATATTGCCGGCAATACTATAAGTTTTAACAATAAATGTGGGATTTATGATAAAGCAGATGCTAGTAGCAAAATCTATAACAATTATTTCAATAACACAGTAAATGTAATTTTTGATAACGATTATGGTTACCCTAACGTCTGGAATACTACCAGATCAACAGGGAAAAACATTATAGGTGGCCCCTATATTGCAGGAAACTATTGGGCCAAACCTAATGGGACAGGCTTTTCTCAAACACATTATGACGAAAACGGAGACGGTATAGCAGAAGAGACAGTCAAACTTAGCGATAGTGAGATAGACTATGCAGCTCTTACAAGGGCGAATTCGTCAACGCCTGAGCTACCTCCTGCATCAAATAACTCAACAACCAATCCTTCCGAAAACGTAACAGAGCCTCCAGAGGAAATTGTAGATAATAATAGCAGCAGTTCTGATGGCGTTTCAGACAACAGTTCAGATAACAGTTCAGATGGCAGTTCAGATGATAATTCAGATGACAGTTCAGATGGCAGTAGTGGAAGCAGCCACAGCAGTGGAAGTAGCGGTGGTGGCGGTGGCTCCCCTGAACCTCAAACTAACGTTGAAGTCAAGGAACTTTCACAGGCACAGGTTTTAAACGGAAAGCCTGTAATGTTTGATTTCGAAAAGAACGCAACCTGTGTTGTATATGTCAGCTTTGATGCAAAGAAGAATGCAGGTAAGATTACAGCTATTGCCGAACAGCTCAAAGGAAAATCCACTCTGGTTTCAGAACTGGACTCGGGTGAGGTATATAAGTACTTCAACCTCTGGATCGGAAACTCAGGATTTGCGACCTCAAAGAACATTGAAAACCCCGAAGTATGTTTCAAGGTTGAAAAGTCCTGGCTGCAGGATAAGAAGACCGACCAGAATTCAATCATGCTCAATAGCTACAGCGACAAGAAATGGTCACAACTGCCAGTAACCCTGCTAAAAGAAGACGACCAATACCTGTATTTCACGGCACAACCCCAGGTGTTCTCATTCTTTGCAATAACCGGTAAGGCAACAACAGAGGAAGCCGTAAATATAACACAGGCTGAACCCAATACTGAAAACCTCAGTAATAATACTGGAAACAATACCGGAAATGAAACAACAGGCGCTGAGCAAACTTCTGAACAAGAAGAAAGTAAAGGTATTCCGGGCTTCGAAATGATTTACGGGATAATCGGGCTTACCGGAGTATACCTGCTTAGAAGAAAGTGA
- a CDS encoding DUF7847 domain-containing protein, whose amino-acid sequence MFFLFALLVQSFFTAGAIGMAKKASETGDTGIFDMLASSSKNTFRLFLAVLLINLLLLVGIIFIVPGAFAIGDLNTFIQNPEASVNGMVALGIGFILWIAYIIFLNLVLSLSSYALVIDELGPLEALGEGFRFFKSNKLDVFLIWIITIGLALIDGYVNEFIDTGNILFTAITSLVPIAILQPLTAVLWTRLYLTRKGRKLYDPSDLLSDPDSF is encoded by the coding sequence GTGTTTTTCTTGTTTGCGTTGCTCGTGCAGTCCTTCTTCACAGCAGGAGCAATAGGGATGGCAAAAAAGGCCTCTGAAACAGGTGATACCGGGATCTTTGATATGCTGGCTTCGAGTTCAAAAAACACCTTCAGACTTTTCCTTGCAGTCCTGTTGATTAACCTGCTTCTGCTTGTAGGAATCATATTTATAGTGCCCGGTGCCTTTGCAATAGGGGACCTGAATACGTTTATTCAAAATCCGGAAGCCTCGGTAAACGGCATGGTAGCGCTAGGCATAGGATTCATTCTCTGGATAGCTTATATTATATTTCTCAATCTCGTACTTTCCCTCAGCAGCTATGCCCTCGTGATTGACGAGCTTGGACCCCTTGAGGCTTTGGGTGAAGGTTTTCGTTTCTTTAAGAGTAATAAGCTGGACGTCTTCCTTATCTGGATAATCACTATCGGACTAGCTCTAATCGATGGATATGTCAACGAATTTATAGACACGGGAAACATCCTGTTTACAGCAATTACATCTCTGGTTCCAATTGCTATTCTGCAACCTCTCACGGCTGTCCTGTGGACACGCCTCTACCTTACCAGAAAAGGAAGAAAGCTCTATGACCCTTCAGATCTGCTCTCCGACCCGGATAGCTTCTGA
- a CDS encoding TIGR00269 family protein, with protein MTIKCKKCNHEAIIFQKYSGMHLCKKHFVEDVERKIKLTIRKEYSVRKNDVIAVALSGGKDSSVALYIMHKILGNRPDIEIVAISVDEGIQGYRPHSLEVAKNLTKMLGVRHIIKSFTEVHGVTMDELAAMDREKGACSYCGVLRKNILNRTALEIGATKLVTGHNLDDEAQTILLNHLRGDVERMARLAPPAAIEGLVLRAKPLRNIPEKEVALYALVNSLPVDFSECPYAGEALRGEIRELLNNFEAKHPGTKYSLLRGFDKLVGALIKEMPPAKIGKCRICGETCTEDVCQACKLLGRA; from the coding sequence ATGACAATCAAATGTAAAAAATGCAATCATGAAGCCATCATTTTTCAGAAATATTCCGGGATGCACCTTTGCAAGAAACATTTTGTAGAAGACGTTGAAAGGAAAATCAAACTGACAATACGAAAAGAGTATAGTGTCCGTAAAAATGACGTAATAGCTGTTGCTCTAAGCGGGGGTAAGGACAGCTCGGTTGCCCTCTATATAATGCACAAAATTCTGGGTAACAGGCCGGACATTGAAATCGTTGCAATTTCAGTAGACGAGGGAATCCAAGGATACCGCCCCCATTCCCTCGAAGTTGCAAAAAACCTCACGAAGATGCTCGGGGTGAGGCATATCATAAAGTCCTTCACAGAAGTACACGGGGTAACTATGGACGAGCTGGCTGCAATGGACCGGGAAAAAGGTGCATGCAGCTACTGTGGCGTCCTCAGGAAGAATATTCTTAATAGAACAGCGCTTGAAATTGGGGCAACAAAACTCGTCACAGGGCATAACCTGGATGATGAAGCCCAGACGATCCTTCTCAACCATTTAAGGGGAGATGTGGAGCGCATGGCCAGGCTTGCCCCGCCTGCAGCTATCGAAGGCCTGGTCTTGAGGGCAAAACCCCTGAGGAATATCCCTGAGAAAGAAGTGGCACTTTATGCCCTTGTGAATTCCCTCCCTGTGGACTTCAGCGAATGTCCATATGCAGGAGAAGCCCTTCGAGGAGAAATAAGGGAGCTTCTGAACAACTTTGAGGCAAAGCACCCTGGAACAAAATATTCCCTGTTAAGAGGCTTTGACAAGCTTGTAGGAGCACTTATTAAGGAAATGCCGCCCGCAAAAATTGGAAAATGCAGGATTTGTGGGGAGACCTGTACTGAAGATGTATGCCAGGCCTGCAAATTGCTCGGCCGAGCTTAA
- a CDS encoding DUF21 domain-containing protein: MNEIITWILIILCLMQSAIFSGMTIGLFSLGRLRLEIEAEAGSKEAIKILQIRRDSNFLLTTLLWGNIAVNVLIAQLTGSVLTGASAFLFSTFVITSFGEIVPQAYFSRNALSLGAKLTPVVRFYQTLLYPVAKPTALILDWWLGREKLELFKEQSMRIMLEKHIESGKSDIGTFEGIGALNFLSIDDVSISDEGSLIDQRSIISLPVENNRPVFPPFKREPADPFLQKIEASGKKWVIITNPQDEPVMVLDADGFLRDAVYKKGPFIPLSYCHFPVVVRSPKTRLEKVIRQFKVYPQYPEDDVIDQDLILYWDQEKRIITGSDILGRLLRGIVVECDLKSGCELPVPPSQPGVARIRSLRRGKKKESEEQKKE, encoded by the coding sequence ATGAATGAAATTATTACCTGGATACTAATCATACTCTGCCTGATGCAGTCCGCTATTTTTTCAGGAATGACTATTGGACTTTTCAGCCTTGGTAGACTCAGGCTTGAGATAGAGGCCGAAGCAGGCAGCAAAGAAGCTATCAAAATTTTGCAGATCCGGCGGGACTCAAACTTCCTGCTTACGACACTGCTCTGGGGAAATATTGCTGTGAATGTCCTCATTGCCCAGCTTACAGGTTCCGTGCTGACAGGAGCTTCAGCTTTTCTCTTCTCTACTTTCGTGATCACCAGTTTCGGAGAGATAGTACCTCAGGCTTATTTTTCCCGAAATGCTCTGTCACTAGGAGCGAAACTAACCCCTGTAGTCCGGTTCTACCAGACGTTGCTTTATCCGGTAGCCAAGCCTACAGCCCTTATTCTTGACTGGTGGCTCGGCAGGGAAAAACTTGAACTCTTCAAGGAACAGTCCATGCGGATTATGCTCGAAAAGCATATTGAGTCGGGAAAGTCTGATATTGGCACTTTTGAGGGAATCGGGGCTCTGAACTTTCTCTCCATAGACGATGTCAGCATTTCCGATGAGGGCTCGCTAATAGACCAGAGAAGCATAATCTCGCTCCCGGTTGAAAATAACCGTCCGGTATTTCCTCCTTTCAAAAGAGAACCAGCTGATCCATTTCTGCAAAAGATAGAAGCCTCCGGGAAAAAATGGGTAATCATTACCAACCCTCAGGACGAGCCTGTCATGGTTCTTGATGCGGACGGCTTCCTGAGGGATGCAGTCTACAAGAAAGGCCCATTTATTCCGCTTTCTTACTGCCACTTCCCGGTTGTGGTGAGATCTCCCAAGACCAGGCTTGAGAAAGTAATCAGGCAGTTTAAGGTGTATCCGCAATACCCTGAAGACGATGTGATCGATCAGGATCTTATCCTCTACTGGGACCAGGAGAAAAGAATTATTACGGGTTCGGATATTCTGGGCCGGCTGCTGCGGGGAATTGTAGTAGAATGTGATCTGAAATCAGGATGTGAACTGCCTGTTCCACCTTCTCAGCCAGGAGTTGCTAGAATAAGAAGTTTGAGAAGAGGAAAGAAGAAAGAAAGCGAAGAGCAGAAAAAAGAATGA
- a CDS encoding MFS transporter, whose protein sequence is MKKDTNNAGSPAKDPEICRTPDTPVVGTGKQVVLLIAILAGFITPFDGSAVNIALPAIGAEFHMDAIALSWVATAYLLSSALFLVPFGKIADIYGRKKIFLYGITIFSISSLIMTMASSAEMLIGVRVVQGIGSAMIFGTGVAIVTSVFPPGERGKALGTYITAVYIGLSVGPLLGGAMTQYLGWRSIFFVNVPIGITAILLILWKIKGEWAECRGEKFDLIGSVIYGIAVVSVMYGFSVLPDFKGAALLAMGTLGVIIFALYEIRTPFPVLDIGLLTKNRIFAFSNLSALINYSATYAVTFLLSLDLQYTKGFTPEHAGLILVAQPVIMAMVSSIAGRLSDRIEPRIVASAGMTFTALGLSLLIFLTESTPLWRLIITLIILGIGFGLFSSPNTNAIMSSVDKRFYGVASGINGTMRLLGQMLSMGIAMMIFAIVIGPVEITPEYYPQFILSLHYAFTLFTAFCIIGIFASLVRGKRNPVTDASIPEKGKK, encoded by the coding sequence ATGAAAAAAGATACAAATAACGCCGGATCACCTGCCAAAGATCCGGAAATCTGCCGTACACCTGATACTCCTGTTGTCGGCACAGGGAAACAGGTCGTGCTTCTTATTGCTATACTGGCGGGATTTATTACCCCTTTTGACGGTTCGGCAGTAAATATTGCCCTGCCTGCGATTGGGGCCGAATTTCACATGGATGCTATTGCCCTTTCCTGGGTTGCGACTGCTTACCTCCTTTCATCAGCATTGTTTCTTGTCCCTTTCGGAAAAATCGCAGACATTTATGGGAGGAAAAAGATTTTCCTCTACGGTATTACGATCTTCAGTATTTCGTCTTTAATTATGACTATGGCTTCCTCAGCGGAAATGCTGATTGGAGTGCGGGTCGTCCAGGGCATTGGAAGTGCAATGATCTTTGGGACAGGTGTTGCTATCGTTACCTCAGTCTTCCCGCCCGGTGAGCGTGGAAAAGCTCTTGGCACTTACATTACTGCAGTTTACATTGGGCTTTCCGTTGGCCCCTTACTTGGAGGCGCAATGACGCAGTATCTTGGCTGGAGGAGCATCTTCTTCGTAAATGTTCCAATAGGTATTACGGCAATTCTCCTTATCTTATGGAAGATTAAAGGTGAATGGGCTGAGTGCAGAGGGGAAAAGTTCGACCTGATAGGGTCAGTCATATATGGTATAGCGGTAGTTTCAGTAATGTACGGTTTTTCAGTTCTCCCGGACTTTAAAGGGGCTGCCCTCTTAGCTATGGGAACTCTCGGAGTAATTATTTTTGCCCTATATGAAATTAGAACACCTTTTCCTGTCCTTGATATTGGCCTACTGACAAAAAATAGAATTTTTGCCTTTTCGAACTTATCCGCACTAATCAATTATAGCGCTACTTACGCAGTGACCTTTCTTTTAAGCCTCGATCTCCAGTACACGAAAGGCTTCACTCCAGAACATGCCGGACTTATCCTGGTAGCGCAGCCGGTCATCATGGCTATGGTTTCGTCAATTGCCGGTCGGCTCTCTGACAGGATTGAACCTCGGATTGTTGCGTCCGCAGGGATGACATTTACTGCACTTGGGCTCTCCCTTCTAATTTTCCTTACAGAATCAACTCCTCTCTGGCGCCTCATTATTACTCTGATTATTCTTGGTATAGGTTTTGGGCTTTTCTCGTCTCCAAACACGAATGCAATCATGAGTTCTGTCGATAAAAGGTTCTACGGCGTTGCATCGGGAATAAACGGGACTATGCGGCTCCTTGGCCAGATGCTGTCTATGGGTATCGCAATGATGATCTTTGCAATTGTTATCGGTCCCGTAGAGATTACGCCTGAATATTATCCCCAGTTCATTTTAAGCCTGCATTATGCTTTCACGCTGTTTACGGCTTTCTGCATTATTGGAATATTCGCCTCTCTCGTGAGAGGAAAAAGGAACCCTGTAACTGACGCCAGTATCCCAGAAAAAGGCAAAAAATAA
- a CDS encoding flavodoxin family protein: MKILGINASPKGNESKTLQLVKSVLKGAESEGANVELIDLYKLRIEYCTGCGACYATGECPQIDDFEELLDRILNTDGIVFGAPNYINSVPAPMKAFFDRLSDAIHCQMLTGKFGCSVSTAGGGKADVVVDYMNSVLMTLGVTVVGGLGVAVGMYPSALEQAAEDAEELGKKLAKSIRGEIKYPEQDEMHRQTTEYFCQLVKSDKERFAHDYEWYVRMGLIK, translated from the coding sequence GTGAAAATTCTTGGAATTAACGCAAGCCCGAAAGGAAATGAAAGCAAGACTCTTCAACTGGTAAAATCCGTGCTCAAAGGCGCGGAGTCAGAAGGTGCCAACGTCGAACTGATAGATCTCTACAAACTGCGTATAGAATACTGCACAGGATGCGGAGCCTGTTATGCGACAGGAGAGTGTCCTCAGATCGATGACTTTGAGGAGCTTCTTGACAGAATTCTGAACACCGATGGAATTGTTTTTGGAGCTCCGAATTATATTAACTCGGTTCCGGCCCCTATGAAAGCTTTTTTTGACCGACTTTCGGATGCTATCCATTGCCAGATGCTGACCGGAAAATTCGGGTGCTCAGTGTCCACAGCAGGAGGAGGCAAGGCTGATGTGGTTGTAGACTATATGAACAGCGTGCTCATGACTCTTGGTGTTACCGTTGTCGGCGGCCTTGGTGTTGCAGTCGGGATGTATCCTTCTGCACTCGAGCAGGCTGCGGAAGACGCCGAAGAGCTTGGTAAAAAGCTGGCAAAATCGATTCGTGGAGAAATAAAATATCCGGAACAGGATGAAATGCATCGCCAGACAACAGAATATTTCTGCCAGCTTGTAAAATCTGATAAAGAGCGGTTTGCCCACGATTATGAATGGTATGTCCGGATGGGCTTGATAAAATAA
- a CDS encoding glutaredoxin family protein — translation MDVSTLDKEKGDHISGIDKGKIVMYGLSTCVWCKRTKKLLTDLGVDFDFIYVDKLEGEEENQAVEEVRHFNPSTSFPTTVINGEKAIVGFREKEIREALGFQG, via the coding sequence ATGGATGTATCTACTCTGGATAAAGAAAAAGGAGATCACATTTCCGGAATTGACAAAGGTAAGATTGTAATGTATGGCCTTAGCACCTGCGTATGGTGTAAAAGGACAAAGAAACTGCTTACTGATCTTGGTGTAGATTTCGATTTTATATACGTGGATAAGCTTGAAGGAGAAGAAGAAAACCAGGCTGTTGAGGAAGTAAGACACTTCAACCCTTCAACCTCTTTCCCGACAACTGTTATAAATGGGGAAAAAGCGATTGTGGGTTTTAGAGAAAAAGAAATCCGTGAAGCCCTTGGATTTCAGGGATAA
- a CDS encoding ferredoxin-thioredoxin reductase catalytic domain-containing protein yields the protein MDKVYKRLNNQVEKSGYHLNPDVEFTKDLVRGLLENERRYGYWSCPCRLSANNLEEDLDIVCPCYYRDPDLNDFGACYCALYVSDEVSRGERSVESIPERRPPKEQRDAERAEEKKRSEMMETMEFTGKLSKPVWRCKVCGYLCAMDEPPGVCPICKAKKERFERFM from the coding sequence GTGGACAAAGTCTATAAGCGCTTGAACAATCAGGTTGAAAAATCGGGATATCACCTTAACCCTGACGTTGAGTTCACAAAGGATCTTGTACGGGGCCTGCTCGAGAATGAACGGCGGTACGGCTACTGGTCCTGCCCTTGTAGGCTTTCTGCTAATAACCTGGAAGAGGACCTGGATATTGTCTGTCCCTGCTACTATAGAGACCCTGACCTGAATGACTTTGGAGCCTGTTACTGTGCGCTTTACGTTTCAGACGAGGTTAGCCGGGGAGAAAGAAGCGTAGAATCGATTCCTGAAAGGCGCCCTCCGAAAGAACAAAGGGATGCCGAAAGGGCCGAAGAAAAGAAAAGATCCGAGATGATGGAAACTATGGAATTTACAGGGAAACTTTCAAAACCGGTGTGGAGATGTAAGGTTTGCGGATATCTCTGTGCCATGGACGAACCGCCTGGAGTCTGTCCTATCTGTAAAGCGAAAAAGGAAAGATTTGAACGATTTATGTAA
- the gatE gene encoding Glu-tRNA(Gln) amidotransferase subunit GatE: MEKYDYSELGLKAGLEIHQQLDSKEKLFCRCPTLIRDVKDSDFEFFRYLRATESEMGEKDRAAVEQTKIRRKYIYKAYDTTCLIENDEEPPRELNKEALDISLGIAKLFNMKPVDQMHVMRKIVVDGSNTSGFQRTAFLASDGFIETSQGHCGIDSLCVEEEAAQKVEEIGDSIIYSLDRLGIPLVEIATAPDIKSPRQAREVAEQIGMFLRSTGKVKRGLGTIRQDVNISIAEGARVEIKGVQALDLIEDIVRREVERQLNLLFIRQELMERKAFVCEEIYDITGLFVDTKSKVLQKGVKKGAVLAALLRKFDGMVGKEVQPGRRLGTEFSDRAKTAGVGGIFHTDELPNYGITEKEVKTVRDAIGASAGDAVIMVADEPEKARLAIEAVIQRAKEAIEGIPEETRKALPDGNTSYMRPLPGAARMYPETDVPQIEISQEYFDSIEVPELLTERAKRFVSENGLNIELAEKIAYSRHLPLFEELIEIYKKDENVNSTLIARTLVGIVPEIRRNGVETENLTDEHFKGLFAAISNQEIAKEAIQDLLAALAKEPELNAPEAISNLGLSAFDPEEVENFIKKTVRERGDFIKEKGPAALGPLMGIVMKEYRGTVDGKILSQMLKKELDSFINQG; the protein is encoded by the coding sequence ATGGAAAAATATGATTATAGTGAACTTGGGCTGAAAGCCGGACTTGAAATTCACCAGCAGCTGGATTCGAAGGAGAAGCTGTTCTGCAGGTGTCCGACCCTTATAAGGGATGTCAAGGACTCAGACTTCGAGTTTTTCAGGTATCTCAGGGCTACGGAAAGTGAGATGGGAGAAAAAGACAGGGCTGCGGTGGAGCAGACCAAGATCCGGAGGAAGTATATCTATAAGGCTTATGACACGACCTGCCTTATAGAAAATGATGAAGAGCCTCCAAGAGAACTCAATAAGGAAGCCCTGGACATTTCTCTCGGGATTGCAAAACTCTTCAACATGAAGCCTGTCGACCAGATGCATGTTATGAGAAAGATCGTGGTAGACGGGTCTAACACAAGCGGGTTCCAGAGGACTGCTTTTCTTGCAAGTGATGGATTTATTGAAACCTCCCAGGGGCATTGCGGAATTGACAGCCTTTGCGTGGAAGAAGAAGCTGCCCAGAAAGTAGAGGAAATCGGAGACTCGATCATTTATTCCCTGGACAGGCTGGGAATCCCGCTTGTGGAGATCGCAACAGCACCGGATATCAAGTCTCCTCGCCAAGCAAGGGAAGTCGCCGAGCAGATAGGAATGTTCCTCAGGTCTACAGGGAAAGTAAAGAGAGGACTTGGCACGATCAGGCAGGATGTAAATATCTCAATTGCCGAAGGCGCAAGAGTCGAAATAAAAGGTGTTCAGGCGCTTGACCTTATAGAAGATATTGTCCGCAGGGAAGTTGAAAGGCAGTTAAATCTTCTTTTTATCAGACAGGAGCTTATGGAGAGAAAAGCTTTCGTCTGCGAGGAAATCTACGACATAACAGGGCTTTTTGTAGACACGAAATCCAAGGTCCTACAAAAAGGTGTGAAAAAAGGTGCAGTTCTTGCGGCCCTTCTCAGGAAGTTCGATGGGATGGTAGGCAAAGAAGTGCAGCCAGGAAGAAGACTTGGGACCGAATTTTCAGACAGGGCAAAGACTGCGGGCGTTGGAGGGATTTTCCACACCGACGAACTTCCCAACTATGGGATCACCGAAAAAGAAGTCAAGACCGTCCGGGATGCGATAGGCGCATCTGCAGGGGATGCCGTAATAATGGTTGCGGACGAACCTGAAAAAGCCAGGCTCGCAATTGAAGCGGTTATTCAAAGAGCAAAAGAAGCAATTGAAGGAATTCCTGAAGAGACTCGAAAAGCTCTTCCCGATGGAAACACCTCCTATATGCGTCCCCTTCCTGGTGCTGCAAGGATGTACCCTGAAACCGATGTGCCTCAAATCGAAATATCGCAGGAATACTTCGATTCAATTGAGGTTCCCGAACTCCTTACTGAACGAGCGAAACGTTTTGTCTCCGAAAATGGCCTGAATATAGAGCTTGCTGAAAAAATAGCTTATTCAAGGCATCTCCCTCTCTTTGAGGAACTGATAGAGATTTACAAAAAAGATGAAAATGTAAACTCAACCCTCATTGCCAGAACTCTTGTAGGGATCGTTCCTGAAATACGGAGAAACGGGGTAGAGACCGAAAACCTTACGGATGAGCATTTCAAAGGGCTTTTTGCAGCTATTTCAAATCAGGAAATCGCAAAAGAAGCAATCCAGGACCTTTTGGCCGCTCTTGCAAAAGAGCCTGAACTGAACGCGCCGGAAGCGATCTCAAATCTCGGACTCAGTGCTTTTGACCCCGAAGAAGTCGAAAACTTCATTAAGAAAACCGTCAGGGAAAGAGGAGACTTTATCAAGGAAAAAGGTCCGGCAGCTCTTGGTCCCCTAATGGGCATTGTCATGAAGGAATACAGAGGCACTGTTGACGGAAAAATCCTTAGCCAGATGTTGAAAAAAGAATTGGATAGCTTCATTAATCAGGGATAA
- a CDS encoding response regulator, with protein sequence MKILLVDDDPLFLELSKTFLEVFHDISSDTVDSAREALQRLEKNSYDVVVSDYDMPLMDGITLLKTIRDKRIDTPFILFTGVGRDELMDQAIENGANSFIQKIGDPKAQYSELSKRIWQAVSSNAGY encoded by the coding sequence GTGAAAATACTGCTTGTAGATGATGACCCTTTGTTTTTGGAGCTATCAAAAACCTTCTTAGAAGTCTTTCATGATATATCCTCGGATACTGTAGACTCTGCAAGGGAAGCCCTTCAGAGGCTGGAGAAAAACTCCTATGATGTGGTAGTCTCAGACTATGATATGCCTTTAATGGACGGCATCACGCTCTTGAAAACTATTCGTGACAAAAGGATTGACACTCCTTTCATCCTGTTTACAGGTGTAGGTAGAGACGAACTTATGGACCAGGCAATTGAGAATGGCGCAAATTCTTTTATTCAGAAAATAGGAGACCCAAAAGCTCAGTATTCCGAGCTATCAAAGAGAATCTGGCAGGCTGTAAGTAGCAACGCAGGCTACTAA